A window of the Alnus glutinosa chromosome 4, dhAlnGlut1.1, whole genome shotgun sequence genome harbors these coding sequences:
- the LOC133867350 gene encoding serine/threonine-protein kinase RHS3, whose product MSSKPVKRPDLAEMSYFSSEKSPYRPKKTDDVANSGADSAIGPLYELEKLHQAAKVCVDSSQNSAYKPGHMDPISKRKPNLTIDPPSGPKKLDAFAKIVSDSTSNYSLILSPRTSPKSEFPTTSSGMTTGTAGLTPANTKTNSAKTTSSFTNNGQGSGNSSHSDSLESSSAPLKPHTGGDVRWDAINMVSKGSPLNLCHFRLLKRIGYGDIGSVYLVQLRGTKAYFAMKVMDKASLASRNKLLRAQTEREILGLLDHPFLPTLYSHFETDKFYCLVMEFCSGGNLHSLRQKQPNKYFTEDAARFYASEVLLAIEYLHMLGIVYRDLKPENVLVREEGHIMLSDFDLSLRCSVSPTLVKSSSIHVSNGGGGVAGGFLDDELAVHGCMQPSNFLPRILPSKKNRKSKSDFGLFVGGSLPELMAEPTNVRSMSFVGTHEYLAPEIVRGEGHGSAVDWWTFGIFLYELLHGTTPFKGSGNRATLFNVVGQPLRFPETPQISFVARDLIRGLLVKEPHKRIAYKRGATEIKQHPFFEGVNWALVRSAMPPHIPEPVDFSHYASKEATTAEKKMAEIIGADKNINFSNDSYIDFEYF is encoded by the exons ATGTCATCAAAGCCTGTCAAGAGGCCAGACTTAGCTGAG ATGAGCTACTTTTCATCAGAAAAATCACCATATCGACCCAAAAAGACGGATGATGTTGCCAATAGTGGTGCTGATTCAGCCATTGGTCCACTGTATGAACTCGAAAAATTGCATCAAGCAGCAAAAGTTTGTGTTGATTCATCTCAGAATTCAGCATATAAACCAGGACATATGGATCCAATCTCCAAAAGGAAGCCGAATTTGACAATTGACCCTCCCTCTGGTCCCAAGAAACTGGACGCATTTGCCAAGATTGTTTCTGATTCAACTAGCAACTATAGCCTAATCCTAAGCCCAAGGACGTCTCCAAAATCTGAATTCCCAACAACTTCATCAGGAATGACAACAGGAACAGCAGGGCTAACACCAGCTAACACAAAGACAAACAGTGCAAAGACTACCAGTTCCTTCACCAACAATGGCCAAGGGAGTGGAAATAGCTCTCACAGTGACAGTTTAGAGAGCTCCAGCGCACCACTTAAGCCGCATACTGGTGGTGATGTACGGTGGGATGCCATTAACATGGTTTCCAAAGGTTCCCCTCTAAATCTTTGCCATTTTCGGCTTCTGAAGCGCATCGGCTATGGAGATATCGGGAGTGTCTATCTTGTCCAACTTAGAGGAACTAAGGCCTACTTTGCCATGAAAGTCATGGACAAGGCCTCTCTTGCCAGTAGAAACAAGCTTCTGCGAGCACAGACCGAAAGGGAGATACTAGGACTTTTAGACCACCCATTCTTGCCGACTCTATATTCTCATTTTGAGACTGATAAATTCTACTGCTTGGTCATGGAATTCTGTAGTGGAGGTAATCTTCATTCACTGCGGCAGAAACAACCTAACAAGTATTTTACTGAGGATGCTGCACG GTTTTATGCATCAGAGGTGTTGTTAGCAATTGAGTATCTGCATATGCTAGGCATTGTATACAGGGATTTGAAGCCAGAGAATGTGCTAGTGAGAGAAGAGGGTCATATCATGCTTTCGGATTTCGATTTATCCCTGCGTTGTTCTGTCAGTCCTACACTTGTCAAGTCCTCTTCTATCCATGTAAGCAATGGTGGCGGTGGTGTTGCTGGGGGATTTTTAGATGATGAGCTTGCAGTGCATGGTTGCATGCAGCCATCGAATTTCCTTCCCCGCATTTTACCAAGTAAAAAGAATCGTAAATCGAAGTCAGATTTTGGCCTCTTTGTTGGAGGCTCCCTTCCTGAACTGATGGCAGAGCCGACAAATGTGCGCTCAATGTCATTCGTTGGAACACATGAATATCTAGCACCTGAGATAGTCCGTGGAGAGGGTCATGGCAGTGCAGTGGACTGGTGGACATTCGGCATCTTCTTATATGAGCTGCTGCATGGAACAACTCCCTTCAAAGGGTCAGGAAATCGTGCCACGCTCTTCAATGTTGTAGGCCAGCCACTTAGATTTCCTGAGACTCCACAGATAAGCTTTGTGGCTCGTGATCTGATCAGAGGACTTTTGGTGAAGGAACCACATAAGCGGATTGCATACAAAAGGGGTGCTACAGAAATAAAACAACACCCATTTTTCGAGGGAGTGAACTGGGCACTAGTGAGAAGCGCAATGCCTCCCCACATTCCTGAACCTGTAGACTTTTCGCACTATGCTAGCAAAGAGGCAACCACTGCAGAGAAGAAGATGGCGGAAATTATTGGAGCTGACAAAAACATCAATTTTTCTAATGATTCTTATATAGATTTTGAGTACTTCTAG
- the LOC133866175 gene encoding peroxynitrite isomerase Rv2717c, with translation MDNLPQQSQPSAAEDVVAVHPGIEGISYLLGTWKGQGEGGFPTINSFSYGEELCFSHHSSRPVIAYTQNTWKLASGEPMHAESGYWRPRPDGSIEVVIAQSTGLVEVLKGTYNAEKKVIKLQSTIVGNASKVKEITRDFQFIGGDLSYVVQMATNSTSLQPHLRASLKKL, from the exons ATGGACAACCTTCCACAACAATCACAACCATCAGCAGCAGAAGATGTAGTGGCCGTACACCCCGGAATAGAAGGAATATCGTACCTGTTGGGGACGTGGAAAGGCCAAGGAGAGGGTGGCTTTCCCACCATCAATTCCTTCTCTTACGGCGAAGAACTCTGTTTCTCCCACCATTCCAGCAGGCCCGTCATAGCTTACACCCAGAACACTTGGAAGCTCGCCTCCGGGGAGCCTATGCACGCCGAGAGTGGATACTGGCGCCCCAGACCCGATGGTTCCATCGAAGTTGTCATTGCTCAAAGCACTGGTCTTGTTGAAGTCCTG AAAGGGACATATAATGCAGAAAAGAAGGTCATAAAGCTTCAAAGCACAATTGTGGGAAATGCCTCCAAG GTGAAGGAGATAACCCGGGATTTTCAGTTTATTGGTGGAGATCTATCTTATGTGGTTCAGATGGCTACAAATTCTACTAGTCTTCAACCGCATTTGAGAGCCTCACTCAAGAAACTATGA